The Zingiber officinale cultivar Zhangliang chromosome 9A, Zo_v1.1, whole genome shotgun sequence genome window below encodes:
- the LOC122019536 gene encoding heat shock protein 90-5, chloroplastic-like, giving the protein MQSLRTKNIEHGYKNDPSSAEAKRGVDLPYDTTLISSGYTPDNPAEVGNKIYEMMVIALGGRWGRTDSLGAAEEADAEATSSKGSFETVEAEVVEPSEVRTEDDPWKD; this is encoded by the exons ATGCAGAGTCTGCGGACGAAGAACATTG AACATGGCTACAAGAATGATCCAAGCAGTGCAGAAGCAAAGAGGGGCGTGGATTTACCATATGACACGACACTAATATCCAGTGGTTATACT CCTGACAATCCTGCTGAAGTGGGAAACAAAATCTATGAGATGATGGTCATTGCACTTGGTGGAAGGTGGGGAAGAACAGACTCACTAGGAGCAGCAGAAGAAGCTGATGCCGAGGCAACAAGCTCTAAGGGCAGCTTTGAGACAGTAGAGGCAGAGGTGGTCGAACCATCAGAAGTGAGGACAGAGGATGATCCTTGGAAGGATTAA